A DNA window from Bradyrhizobium sp. CCBAU 53421 contains the following coding sequences:
- a CDS encoding SCO family protein has protein sequence MTHVPQTNPSVFSIWIGLLVALVSTMPCAHAALERDQLERVETTSTLSRQLPLDVPLANELNQTRPLQAWLQATPTVWINADYTCATLCGPLLSIVSNALADTGLRAGIDFRLVVLGLDPKDTAGDAQTMKAKQVTTRGEVADHATFLRGTSASVNELLASFGIRTSYDRERDQFAHPVAAFVVTPGGRVSRALSGIAIDPRDLRLALVEAGRGHVGTWSDQAHLFCYGFDPATGVYTLAIWRILTGAVVITMAALIALVALPIRRSGASPKPG, from the coding sequence ATGACGCACGTTCCGCAAACTAACCCCTCTGTCTTCTCAATCTGGATAGGACTGCTGGTTGCTCTCGTGAGCACAATGCCTTGTGCGCATGCCGCGCTCGAACGGGATCAATTGGAACGAGTCGAGACGACCTCCACCTTGAGCAGGCAATTGCCGCTCGACGTGCCCCTCGCGAATGAGCTGAATCAGACGCGGCCTCTTCAGGCGTGGCTGCAAGCGACTCCCACCGTTTGGATCAATGCAGATTACACCTGCGCGACGCTTTGCGGTCCGCTGCTGTCGATCGTCTCGAACGCGCTGGCAGATACCGGTTTGCGGGCTGGAATCGATTTTCGGCTGGTGGTGCTCGGGCTTGATCCAAAGGACACGGCTGGCGACGCCCAGACCATGAAAGCCAAGCAGGTCACCACCCGCGGCGAAGTCGCAGATCACGCGACATTCTTGCGGGGAACTTCCGCCAGCGTGAACGAGCTGCTGGCGTCGTTCGGCATCCGGACGAGCTATGACCGCGAGCGCGACCAGTTCGCCCATCCGGTCGCGGCATTCGTGGTCACGCCAGGGGGCCGCGTCTCGCGCGCGCTATCCGGCATCGCCATCGATCCCCGTGACCTGCGGCTCGCATTGGTCGAGGCTGGCCGCGGCCACGTCGGCACATGGTCGGATCAGGCCCACCTGTTCTGCTATGGCTTCGATCCGGCAACAGGCGTCTATACCCTTGCGATCTGGCGAATATTAACTGGTGCTGTCGTGATCACGATGGCCGCCCTTATCGCGCTGGTGGCGCTTCCGATCCGGCGGAGTGGCGCATCCCCCAAGCCAGGCTGA
- a CDS encoding LLM class flavin-dependent oxidoreductase has protein sequence MVRQIRFNAFDMNCVGHQSPGVWAHPRDRSYKYKDLDYWQDLGRTLERGIFDGIFIADVIGYYDVYKNSLFHALEQAAQIPVNDPLQLVAPIALATEHLGIGITASTSFEHPYTFARRLSTADHHTKGRVGWNIVTSYLESGAKNIGQGGLRRHDNRYEVANEYVEVLYKLFEGSWEEGAVLRDADKRIFTDPSKVHEIAHKGKYFDVPGYHLCEPSPQRTPLLYQAGASGAGKAFAAGHAECVFVAAPIKPVLKSYVAEVRRQAAEAGRDPRKILTYNLVTVIVDETDAEAQAKFREYQQYASYDGALVFMSGWSGIDFGRYAPTDLVKKVDTNAIVSVVEHLASGSKSWSIEELARWGGIGGLGPVFVGSPSTVADILQEWVEETDVDGFNLAYAVTPETFEDVVNLLVPELQRRGVYPTAYRPGTLREKLFGEGPYLPSSHPAAAYRDIEAVKRRASQAAGAPERQTVEA, from the coding sequence ATGGTACGGCAAATTCGTTTCAATGCGTTCGACATGAATTGTGTCGGCCATCAATCGCCTGGCGTTTGGGCGCATCCGCGAGATCGGTCCTATAAGTACAAGGACCTCGATTATTGGCAGGATTTGGGGCGAACGCTCGAGCGCGGAATCTTCGACGGCATCTTCATTGCGGATGTCATCGGCTATTATGACGTCTACAAGAATTCGCTGTTCCATGCGCTCGAGCAGGCAGCGCAAATCCCTGTCAACGATCCGTTGCAGCTCGTGGCTCCGATCGCGCTCGCAACAGAACATCTCGGAATCGGCATTACCGCATCGACGTCGTTCGAGCACCCGTATACGTTCGCGCGCCGGCTCTCGACGGCGGATCACCACACCAAGGGTCGCGTCGGCTGGAACATCGTGACCTCGTACCTCGAAAGCGGGGCGAAGAATATCGGGCAGGGTGGGTTGCGCCGCCATGACAATCGGTACGAGGTGGCGAACGAATATGTCGAGGTGCTTTACAAGTTGTTTGAGGGAAGCTGGGAGGAAGGGGCCGTTCTGCGCGATGCCGACAAGCGGATTTTTACGGATCCCTCGAAGGTTCACGAGATCGCGCATAAGGGAAAATACTTCGATGTGCCCGGCTATCATCTGTGCGAGCCGTCGCCGCAGCGAACGCCGTTGCTCTATCAGGCCGGCGCCTCAGGCGCCGGCAAGGCCTTTGCGGCCGGGCACGCTGAGTGTGTCTTCGTCGCGGCTCCGATCAAGCCGGTTCTGAAATCCTACGTTGCCGAGGTGCGGCGGCAGGCGGCGGAGGCCGGTCGCGATCCCCGAAAGATACTGACCTATAATCTGGTCACGGTGATCGTCGACGAAACCGACGCCGAGGCACAGGCGAAGTTTAGGGAGTATCAGCAGTATGCTTCCTATGACGGCGCTCTGGTGTTCATGTCGGGCTGGAGCGGCATCGACTTCGGACGGTACGCGCCGACCGATCTGGTCAAGAAGGTAGACACCAACGCCATCGTCTCGGTCGTCGAGCACCTCGCCAGCGGCAGCAAGTCCTGGTCGATTGAGGAATTGGCGCGCTGGGGCGGCATTGGCGGGCTCGGCCCGGTGTTCGTCGGCTCGCCGTCGACGGTGGCCGATATCCTGCAGGAGTGGGTGGAGGAGACCGATGTCGACGGGTTCAATCTGGCCTACGCCGTAACTCCGGAAACCTTCGAGGATGTGGTCAATCTGCTCGTCCCCGAACTGCAGCGGCGCGGTGTCTATCCGACCGCCTATCGTCCCGGGACCCTGCGCGAGAAGCTGTTCGGCGAGGGGCCATATTTGCCATCGAGCCATCCGGCCGCGGCCTACCGTGACATCGAGGCGGTGAAGCGGCGCGCCAGCCAGGCGGCCGGTGCGCCGGAGCGGCAGACGGTCGAGGCCTGA
- a CDS encoding ABC transporter substrate-binding protein: MRVVSKVLGLAALGLSVVGTAASAEDAKTQYFPLATFRVGAYASSGIPVWAGEIDYFRYINEVEGGINGIKLVWDECETNWEVEKGVECYERVKAGKNGSAVPIFLPHGDPISKALTEKSVADKIPLVTIAYGRTEAIDGRVFPYSFPVVFSFWSEASSAVNFIAEKVGGKDKLKGLKIATVYHDSPYGKETQVPLAHLAKTYGFEDIQIPVPHPGNEQSAQWAKIRQLKPDWVFLRGWGVMTPVAIKTAAKVGFPVDHIIGGIWSGSEEDVRPAGTVAKGYLAITPFPAGANFEIHQKLKKYVLDKGLSDLKDPKSFGSVYYNSGVDEAIVAVEAIRTAQAHFGVRPINGEEAQWGLEHLDLSEKRLAEIGATGLQQPLKLSAKDHEGGGAGKVLQWDGEKWNVVSDGWVKSDRDLLLPLIYERAAAYAKEKGITPRDATN, translated from the coding sequence ATGCGGGTCGTGAGCAAGGTGTTGGGGCTGGCGGCACTCGGTCTGTCGGTCGTTGGCACCGCCGCCTCGGCGGAAGATGCGAAAACGCAATATTTCCCGCTCGCGACCTTTCGCGTCGGAGCCTATGCCTCGAGCGGCATTCCGGTCTGGGCCGGCGAGATCGACTATTTCCGCTACATCAACGAGGTGGAGGGCGGCATCAATGGGATCAAGCTGGTCTGGGACGAATGCGAGACCAATTGGGAAGTCGAGAAGGGCGTCGAGTGCTACGAACGGGTAAAGGCGGGTAAGAATGGGTCGGCCGTTCCGATCTTCCTGCCGCATGGCGATCCGATCTCGAAGGCGCTGACCGAGAAATCGGTGGCCGACAAGATTCCGCTGGTGACCATCGCCTACGGTCGCACCGAAGCGATCGATGGGCGGGTCTTTCCTTACAGCTTCCCCGTCGTTTTCAGCTTCTGGAGCGAAGCGTCCTCGGCGGTCAATTTCATCGCGGAAAAGGTCGGCGGCAAGGACAAGCTGAAAGGTCTCAAGATCGCGACCGTCTATCACGACTCGCCGTACGGCAAGGAGACCCAGGTTCCGCTCGCCCACCTTGCCAAGACCTACGGCTTTGAGGACATCCAGATTCCGGTGCCGCATCCGGGCAATGAACAATCGGCGCAGTGGGCCAAGATCCGTCAGCTCAAGCCTGACTGGGTGTTCCTGCGCGGCTGGGGCGTGATGACACCGGTTGCGATTAAGACCGCGGCCAAGGTGGGCTTCCCGGTCGATCATATCATTGGTGGCATCTGGTCGGGCTCGGAAGAAGATGTCCGTCCGGCGGGTACCGTCGCCAAGGGCTACCTTGCAATCACGCCATTTCCGGCTGGCGCCAATTTCGAGATCCACCAGAAGCTCAAGAAGTACGTTCTCGACAAAGGTCTGAGCGATCTCAAGGATCCGAAGAGCTTCGGCTCGGTCTACTACAATTCCGGTGTCGACGAGGCGATCGTTGCGGTCGAGGCAATTCGCACCGCCCAAGCGCATTTCGGCGTGCGGCCGATCAATGGTGAGGAAGCGCAGTGGGGCCTCGAGCACCTTGACCTCTCCGAGAAGCGGCTCGCGGAAATCGGCGCGACCGGCCTCCAGCAGCCCCTGAAGTTGTCGGCCAAGGACCACGAGGGCGGTGGCGCCGGCAAGGTGCTGCAGTGGGATGGCGAGAAGTGGAATGTGGTGTCGGACGGCTGGGTGAAATCCGATCGTGATCTGTTGCTGCCGCTGATCTATGAGCGCGCTGCCGCCTACGCCAAGGAGAAGGGCATCACGCCGCGCGATGCCACCAACTGA
- a CDS encoding branched-chain amino acid ABC transporter permease, with amino-acid sequence MSAIGTETIETFSPPGVTAHDRLHLASAVALLAVLAGIPLVANDYWLNAVLIPFLIMSLAALGLNLLMGYAGQASLGSGGFMSVGAYATYNLLLRLPELPLPVSLLLGGIVAGLVGVIAGLPSLRIKGFYLVASTLAAQFLLEWLFNQYGWFSNYSTSSSISAPRLALLGHDLSSPAGRYLLTLATVAAVTVISIRLVRSQTGLTWMAIRDMDTAASVIGIPVSAGKLKAFFVSSLVIGIAGALWGFAYLGTVDARSFNLDRSFEVMFAIIIGGMGSISGGYLGAAFMILLPILLDHVGGRLFAGAVDAGQLENFQKALFGALIVWFLIKEPRGLAALLSRVWTQLVSRLAR; translated from the coding sequence ATGTCGGCGATCGGCACGGAAACAATCGAGACATTCAGCCCGCCTGGCGTCACAGCGCACGACCGGTTGCACCTCGCCTCTGCCGTCGCGCTGCTCGCCGTGCTTGCCGGCATTCCGCTCGTGGCGAACGACTACTGGCTCAATGCCGTCTTGATCCCGTTTCTGATCATGTCGCTCGCGGCTTTGGGGCTGAACCTGCTGATGGGCTATGCGGGCCAGGCCTCGCTTGGCAGCGGCGGGTTCATGTCTGTCGGAGCATATGCGACCTACAATCTGCTGCTGCGGCTGCCGGAGCTACCGTTACCCGTCAGTCTGCTGCTCGGAGGGATCGTTGCCGGGCTCGTGGGGGTCATTGCGGGCCTGCCAAGCCTGCGGATCAAGGGATTTTATCTCGTCGCATCGACGCTGGCCGCCCAGTTCCTGCTCGAATGGCTGTTCAATCAATATGGCTGGTTCTCGAACTACTCGACCTCGAGTTCGATCTCGGCGCCGCGGCTCGCGCTTCTTGGTCATGATCTCTCGAGCCCGGCCGGCCGCTATCTGTTGACCCTGGCCACCGTCGCGGCCGTGACGGTGATCTCGATCCGTCTGGTTCGTAGCCAGACCGGCCTGACCTGGATGGCGATCCGCGACATGGACACAGCGGCTTCGGTGATCGGCATTCCCGTGTCGGCCGGAAAGCTGAAGGCCTTCTTCGTCAGCTCGCTGGTGATCGGCATTGCGGGTGCGCTTTGGGGCTTCGCCTATCTCGGCACGGTCGACGCGCGCAGCTTTAACCTCGACCGCTCGTTCGAGGTGATGTTTGCGATCATCATCGGTGGCATGGGCAGCATCAGCGGCGGCTATCTTGGCGCCGCTTTCATGATCTTGCTGCCGATCCTGCTCGATCATGTCGGGGGCCGGCTGTTCGCAGGCGCGGTCGACGCCGGGCAACTCGAGAACTTTCAGAAGGCGCTCTTCGGCGCGCTCATCGTCTGGTTCCTGATCAAGGAGCCGAGGGGGCTCGCGGCGTTGCTGTCGCGGGTATGGACGCAACTGGTTTCGCGGTTGGCCCGCTAG
- a CDS encoding ABC transporter ATP-binding protein: protein MSGAILQLRDVSLSFKGIKALNALSFEVARGEICALIGPNGAGKSSLLNIINGVYRADSGSVVFDGQQFVRIRPARAAHLGVGRTFQHNALFRQLSVLDNVLAGLIRRSRTTLIEHAFGVGRDRSETHEFSRRADEIIDFLDLTRHRDTVASTLPYGVQKRVDLARALVGRPSLLLLDEPMAGMNQDEKHEMSRFILEANRTLGTTIVLIEHDMNVVMGLSHHVVVLDYGRKVGDGTPEEVRKNPDVIAAYLGTVH from the coding sequence ATGTCCGGAGCGATTCTGCAGCTGCGCGACGTGTCCCTGTCGTTCAAGGGAATCAAGGCGCTCAATGCGCTGAGTTTCGAGGTCGCACGGGGCGAGATCTGTGCGCTGATCGGTCCGAACGGGGCCGGCAAGAGCTCGCTGTTGAACATCATCAATGGAGTCTATCGGGCCGACAGCGGCAGCGTTGTCTTCGACGGCCAGCAGTTCGTTCGCATCCGCCCCGCCCGTGCCGCGCACCTGGGCGTTGGCCGGACCTTCCAGCACAACGCGCTGTTCAGGCAACTCAGCGTTCTCGACAACGTGCTGGCGGGGCTCATCCGGCGCAGCCGGACGACGCTCATCGAGCACGCCTTTGGCGTTGGCCGCGACCGCAGCGAGACGCACGAGTTCAGCCGCCGGGCGGACGAGATCATCGATTTTCTGGATCTCACCAGGCACCGGGACACGGTGGCGTCGACCCTTCCTTACGGCGTTCAGAAGCGGGTCGATCTCGCACGAGCGCTGGTCGGCCGTCCGAGCCTGCTGCTGCTCGACGAGCCAATGGCCGGGATGAACCAGGACGAGAAGCATGAGATGAGCCGATTCATCCTGGAGGCCAACCGCACGCTGGGCACCACGATTGTGCTCATCGAGCACGACATGAACGTCGTCATGGGACTCTCGCATCACGTCGTCGTGCTCGACTACGGCCGCAAGGTCGGTGACGGCACCCCTGAGGAGGTACGCAAGAACCCCGACGTGATCGCGGCCTATCTGGGCACGGTGCATTGA
- a CDS encoding styrene monooxygenase/indole monooxygenase family protein, translated as MTNTKRRVAIVGAGLAGTTIGLGLVNAGFDVTIYSDRDRRSLRNDVPPTGTAVYFGKSLDYDAEIIENLYEIGNSTGMSVRIVSGTGEARTPVIEFDRPFNYRAQAVDTRLRADDRLGCFLARGGKFIVRAVTTEDLDAIAADVDLTLVATGKGGLSSFFPVDPDRTVYAEPQRHLLLATFKELDRADQQFAYRSSDGARHNWFTIHAEFGETFFGPYLHKDLGATRAFIGFAKPGSPWIDLFKSAIDTQSARDAVVSLFAGYFPEDLALIEQLEPLHEDPHSWFLGAVTPTVRRAVAITTSGHPVAAIGDAAVSFDPIGGQGAQNAVVQSALLIRALREYKGKITYEWLQGQFGKHWDHRAAAATEVTRLFLGDAKYAAHAELLFPAAAVNPKIGSAFFDFLSEPQPLLGIQSREEVNKLIADLAAEPAEAVLARFKAPEQFARAAGRVG; from the coding sequence GTGACCAACACCAAACGTAGAGTCGCCATCGTCGGAGCCGGCCTTGCTGGAACGACGATAGGGTTGGGCCTCGTCAACGCGGGATTTGACGTCACGATCTACAGCGACCGAGACCGCAGGTCGCTGCGCAACGATGTGCCTCCCACCGGCACGGCCGTCTATTTCGGCAAGTCGCTCGACTACGATGCCGAGATCATCGAGAATCTCTACGAGATCGGAAACAGCACCGGCATGAGCGTCCGGATTGTCTCCGGTACCGGTGAAGCCCGAACCCCGGTCATCGAATTCGACCGGCCATTCAACTATCGAGCACAGGCGGTGGACACCCGGCTCCGTGCCGACGATCGCCTCGGTTGCTTCCTGGCGCGAGGTGGCAAGTTTATCGTGCGCGCCGTCACGACAGAAGACCTGGACGCGATTGCCGCGGACGTCGACCTCACCCTCGTCGCGACGGGCAAGGGTGGCTTGTCCTCGTTTTTCCCGGTTGACCCGGATCGCACGGTCTACGCAGAGCCGCAGCGGCACCTGCTGCTTGCGACCTTCAAGGAGTTGGATCGGGCCGATCAGCAATTCGCCTATCGCAGCTCAGACGGCGCCAGGCATAATTGGTTCACCATTCATGCCGAATTTGGCGAGACGTTCTTTGGTCCTTATCTGCACAAGGATCTCGGCGCCACACGGGCGTTCATCGGCTTTGCCAAGCCTGGTAGCCCGTGGATCGACTTGTTCAAATCCGCGATCGATACGCAGAGCGCTCGCGACGCCGTCGTCAGCCTGTTTGCGGGCTATTTCCCGGAGGATCTGGCATTGATCGAACAGCTCGAGCCCCTGCATGAGGACCCGCATTCCTGGTTCCTGGGCGCTGTCACGCCCACTGTTCGTCGTGCCGTCGCCATCACGACAAGCGGGCACCCTGTTGCTGCGATTGGCGACGCCGCGGTCTCCTTTGATCCGATCGGCGGCCAGGGCGCGCAAAATGCAGTCGTTCAGTCTGCACTGCTGATTCGGGCTCTCAGGGAGTACAAAGGCAAGATCACGTACGAGTGGCTGCAGGGTCAGTTCGGCAAGCACTGGGACCATCGTGCCGCAGCGGCAACGGAAGTTACACGGCTGTTTCTCGGCGACGCAAAGTACGCGGCGCATGCCGAACTTCTGTTTCCGGCTGCGGCGGTCAATCCGAAGATCGGAAGCGCGTTCTTCGATTTTCTCTCAGAACCGCAACCGTTGCTGGGTATCCAGAGCCGAGAAGAGGTAAACAAGCTGATCGCTGATCTGGCGGCCGAGCCGGCGGAAGCTGTCCTGGCAAGGTTCAAGGCGCCGGAGCAATTTGCACGCGCTGCGGGAAGGGTCGGTTGA
- a CDS encoding acyl-CoA dehydrogenase family protein has translation MTIHLVNRAINDEELEGRFAPVFKKIAAGAVERERNRTLPLEEIKLLKETGFGALRVPVELGGLGASLRQTFDLLIALAAADSNLPQALRAHFNLVEDLRLNKDETVRSRWLRAIADGALIGVAVTELGVGAVDRYRTAVTSEGADLRLNGTKYYTTGTLYADHLIVAADQNGKRVSVLIDANQSGVSVRDDWDGFGQRLTASGTAEFRNVEIPGDRILGPGYGTEGRVFGTAHVQLVLLATLAGIARRAGADTADWIRQRTRTFTHATADLPRNDPLVQQVIGRLSAAAFGARAAVLAAVDELARTLDGRHQDPQQLDASELAAAQAQVVVIKLVLDATTELFEVGGASLSSERLAIDRHWRNARTVASHNPVNFKLRAIGAHELNDEALPYAWSAGVRPARQQSS, from the coding sequence ATGACCATTCACCTCGTCAATCGGGCCATCAACGACGAAGAACTCGAAGGGCGCTTCGCCCCGGTGTTCAAGAAGATCGCGGCCGGTGCAGTGGAACGCGAACGAAACCGCACGCTCCCTTTAGAAGAGATCAAACTGCTGAAAGAGACCGGCTTTGGAGCTTTGCGCGTGCCAGTCGAGCTCGGGGGGCTCGGCGCATCGCTCCGCCAGACCTTCGACCTGCTCATCGCACTTGCGGCCGCGGACTCCAATCTGCCACAGGCGCTGCGGGCACATTTCAACCTTGTCGAAGACCTGCGCCTGAACAAGGATGAGACGGTCAGATCGCGCTGGCTCAGAGCCATCGCGGACGGCGCGTTGATCGGCGTCGCAGTTACAGAGTTGGGCGTCGGCGCTGTCGATCGCTACCGGACCGCGGTGACCTCGGAGGGAGCCGACCTGCGGCTCAATGGCACGAAATATTACACGACTGGCACTCTCTACGCCGATCACTTGATCGTGGCAGCCGACCAGAACGGCAAACGAGTTTCCGTCCTCATCGACGCCAACCAATCCGGCGTCAGCGTCCGGGACGACTGGGATGGCTTCGGCCAGAGACTCACCGCGAGCGGCACAGCAGAGTTTCGGAATGTGGAGATCCCCGGTGACCGAATTCTCGGTCCCGGGTACGGAACGGAAGGCCGGGTGTTTGGAACGGCTCACGTTCAACTGGTCCTGCTTGCAACCCTCGCTGGCATTGCGCGGCGCGCGGGGGCCGACACAGCTGACTGGATCAGACAACGAACCCGTACTTTCACCCACGCGACTGCAGACCTGCCGCGGAACGATCCATTGGTGCAGCAGGTCATCGGCAGGCTCTCGGCCGCCGCTTTTGGTGCCCGGGCGGCCGTTCTTGCCGCCGTCGACGAGCTCGCGAGAACACTCGACGGTCGCCATCAAGATCCTCAGCAGCTTGATGCCTCCGAGCTCGCGGCAGCACAGGCGCAAGTGGTGGTCATCAAGCTCGTGCTCGACGCGACGACCGAGCTGTTCGAGGTGGGCGGAGCCTCTCTCAGCTCGGAAAGGCTCGCGATCGACCGGCATTGGCGCAACGCGCGCACCGTCGCGTCCCACAACCCCGTGAACTTCAAGCTTCGCGCCATCGGCGCACATGAATTGAATGACGAAGCCCTGCCATACGCATGGAGCGCAGGCGTCCGTCCGGCACGACAACAGAGCAGCTAG
- a CDS encoding branched-chain amino acid ABC transporter permease — protein sequence MSFFIETLVGGLLAGVMYSLVAIGFVLVFKASGVFNFAQGAMVLCAALTFVTLRDKGLDFWLAAPITLLIMVAIGIVVERVVLRPLVNRPQITLFMATLGVSFVIEGLAQIAMGASVHELDLGIVDTPISIGGVQISQFDLVAAGTAGVLVVALSIFFNTTRVGIALRAIADDPQAALSIGIRLQTLWQIVWGVAGFVSLVAGLLWGARQGVQFALTLVVLKALPVLIIGGFTSISGAIVGGLIVGAGDSLAEIYLGNMLGGSVSTWFSYVLAVAFLLVRPAGLFGEAPIERI from the coding sequence ATGAGCTTCTTCATCGAAACGCTGGTCGGCGGCTTGCTTGCGGGCGTCATGTACTCCCTGGTTGCGATCGGATTCGTGCTGGTTTTCAAGGCCTCCGGCGTCTTCAATTTCGCGCAGGGGGCGATGGTGTTGTGCGCCGCGCTCACCTTCGTGACCCTGCGTGACAAGGGGCTCGATTTCTGGCTCGCCGCGCCGATCACGCTTTTGATCATGGTGGCGATCGGTATCGTGGTGGAGCGCGTCGTCTTGCGGCCGCTGGTCAATCGACCGCAGATCACGCTGTTCATGGCAACCCTCGGCGTATCCTTTGTGATCGAGGGACTTGCGCAGATCGCGATGGGGGCGAGCGTGCACGAGCTCGATCTCGGCATCGTCGACACGCCGATCTCGATCGGCGGAGTCCAAATCAGTCAGTTCGACCTTGTTGCCGCCGGCACGGCCGGCGTTCTCGTGGTCGCACTGTCGATCTTCTTCAACACGACCCGGGTCGGAATCGCGCTGCGCGCGATCGCAGACGATCCGCAGGCTGCGCTCTCGATCGGGATCCGGCTGCAGACCCTGTGGCAGATCGTGTGGGGCGTCGCGGGTTTTGTCTCGCTGGTCGCTGGTCTGCTCTGGGGCGCGCGCCAGGGCGTTCAGTTCGCGCTCACCCTCGTCGTGCTCAAGGCGCTTCCGGTGCTGATCATCGGGGGATTCACCTCAATATCCGGTGCGATCGTCGGTGGCCTGATCGTAGGTGCCGGTGACAGCCTCGCAGAGATCTATCTTGGGAACATGTTGGGCGGCAGCGTATCGACCTGGTTCTCCTATGTTCTGGCAGTCGCTTTTCTGTTGGTCCGGCCGGCCGGTCTGTTCGGCGAAGCGCCGATTGAAAGGATCTGA
- a CDS encoding ABC transporter ATP-binding protein: MTTSQFLDVDNIEVLYGHAILALRGVSLRVEQGSIVALLGANGAGKTTTLKAISNLLASERGHLSRGAITWRGEVTNRLDPADLVARGVVQVLEGRHVFPQLTVEENLLSGGFVRRPSRRALAEDLDRIYGWFPRLKQRRRARCGLTSGGEQQMVAIGRALMTRPTLVLLDEPSMGLAPIIVEEIFQIIRDLNRNEGVSFLLAEQNAHLVLRFADHGYVLENGRVAASGTAAELAERDDVAEFYLGGAATGMVAAAEPVQTAIS; this comes from the coding sequence ATGACCACGTCTCAATTTCTCGACGTCGACAACATCGAGGTTCTATACGGTCACGCGATCCTGGCCTTGCGCGGTGTATCGCTCAGGGTCGAACAAGGGTCGATCGTTGCTCTTCTCGGCGCCAATGGCGCCGGGAAGACGACGACGCTGAAGGCGATCTCGAACCTGCTCGCGTCCGAGCGCGGCCACTTGAGCCGTGGCGCGATCACCTGGCGCGGCGAGGTGACCAACCGTCTCGATCCGGCCGATCTTGTGGCCAGGGGCGTCGTCCAGGTTCTCGAAGGCCGCCACGTCTTTCCTCAGCTTACGGTCGAGGAGAATCTGCTCAGTGGCGGCTTTGTGCGCCGGCCGAGCCGTCGTGCGCTCGCCGAGGATCTCGATCGTATCTACGGCTGGTTTCCGCGCCTGAAGCAGCGCCGCAGGGCTCGTTGTGGCCTGACCTCGGGCGGCGAGCAGCAGATGGTCGCGATCGGGCGAGCACTGATGACGCGCCCGACGCTCGTGCTGCTCGATGAGCCCTCGATGGGGCTGGCGCCGATTATCGTGGAAGAGATCTTCCAGATCATCCGCGACCTCAATCGGAACGAGGGCGTCAGCTTCCTCCTGGCTGAGCAGAACGCGCATCTCGTCCTGCGGTTTGCCGACCACGGCTATGTCCTCGAGAACGGACGGGTGGCCGCATCAGGCACGGCGGCCGAACTCGCAGAACGCGACGATGTCGCCGAATTCTATCTGGGTGGTGCGGCAACCGGAATGGTGGCTGCCGCAGAGCCTGTCCAAACGGCAATCAGTTAG